Within Kineothrix sp. MB12-C1, the genomic segment AAGGTTGCCGACGTGGTGGCCGAAGCGGTAAAATCTCACATCATCCGCGCATAAAGAAATGGATAGATACTTGTTATACTATGAAACATGAGACGGAAGAAATATCTAAACAAAATAGAACCCCTGAAACATGGCATGGTAAACGCTATTATTCTCTGGATGCCTATTTTAAAAATACCTTTGGACATAAACTGAATAAAATTGCCATCAACGCCGGTTTCACCTGCCCGAATCGGGATGGTACTCTCGATACCCGTGGCTGTATCTTTTGCAGCGAAGGAGGCAGCGGGGATTTTGCTGTTTCCTTTCCTTCCATAGAAACAGACGCTCCTTACGTGGCTTATTTCCAATCCTATACAGGAACCTATGCTCCCATCGAGCGGTTGGAATCCATTTATGAACAGGCTCTGTCTAATGCCCATGTTGTAGGGATTTCTATTGCCACACGCCCGGATTGCCTTTCGGATGAAGTAATCGCTTTGCTCGGACAGCTCAAAGCCCGATATCCCCATAAATTTCTATGGGTGGAACTTGGCTTGCAGACTATTCATGAGGAAACGACTCATTATATCCGCAGAGGCTATGAGCTTGCATGCTTCACAAGAGGCATACATGCACTTGCCGGTCTGGAGATTCCCGTTATCGTTCATGTAATCTTAGGGTTACCCGGTGAAAGTGAAACGATGATGCTGGAAACCGTAGATTACCTCAACACGCTTCCTATTTCCGGCATAAAGCTTCAGCTTCTCCATGTACTGCGAGGAACTGATTTGGCCACCGATTACGAGAAAGGTCTATTCCCCGTTCTTTCCATGGAAGAATACCTTCATATTCTTATGAACTGCATCGAGCACCTTTCTCCCGAAACGGTCATTCACCGTGTGACCGGAGACGGTCCCAAAGATTTATTGATCGCTCCTATATGGAGTTCCCATAAGAAAAAGGTATTAAATGCTCTTCACCATCAAATGAAACTTACTAACTCCTATCAGGGAAAACATTGGAAAGGAACTATTTCTCATGCCTCAGGAACCTCTAACGCTTTATAAATTAATTATTCTATACATGCTTGACCGCGTGAACTTTCCTTTGACGAGCGCACAGGTAGGTGATTTTATTCTGGAAAAAGAATATACGAGTTTTCTCACTCTCCAGAAGGCAATTTCTGAGCTTACCGACGCAGGATTGATTTCCGCGCAGTCCATACGCAACCGTACTCATTTATTAATTACAGGAGAAGGCTTAAATACCCTCTCTTTTTTCGAGAACCGTATCAGCGATACTATCAAAGATGAAATCAATTCCTTTTTTAAGGATAATGAAATGGAACTTAGAAATGAAGTGTCGATTCTCGCTGATTATTATAAATCAACGACCGGAGATTATGATGCTCATCTTGTGGCAAAAGAAAAGAATACAAAATTAGTGGATATTACACTATCTGTACCTACAGAAGAATCCGCTGCAGCTATCTGTGACAACTGGCAGCGGAAAAATCAGCAAATCTATCAATATCTTATTCAACAACTTTTTTAATTACGGCCACTGTGAAATACCAATGATACCTTTCGCAAAATTCGTATATGATTCCGCCTCGTCTGTATCCATGTATTTATATACATTGTACGCATATTTCGGAGAACCGCCGGCATGATTCAGCCCTAGGGCAAGTCCCTGGGCAATCTCTTCTATCGCATCGGTCTGCCTGGAAAAGAGGATGGAATCGATATGAGGATTGGCTTCTGCCCGCTTATAAGCATATACGATTGCCGCTGCCTGCAATTCTTCTCCCTTTAGTGAGGTATATCCTAACTCACTCAATATAATGGAACGTACCTCTCCGCTTTCTGTAAGCATTTCCTTTCGTGACATATAATCCGTCACCACCTCAATATTATTCATCGTCACCATCGGCGTGTCCTGTGAATGCTTTACATATCTGGATGAATCCCATATCCGTGCAGAAGTTAGGGGCACGTTATAGGGATGAATCGCAAGTCCCCAATCGATATTCCCCTCCGCTTTTATCTGCCTGTTGAATTCGTCCAAGATATCCCTTGCATCATAATTGGTGGAACTGCTTATATTCCTGTCCCATTGCTGGTCTAAGGATATGTAAATATTACAGGCCGCATTGATGCTCTTAATTGAATTATAGAATATACGGTAGACCTCTACAAATTCTCTCACATAAGACTCCAGGCTTACATACGCCATATAATTCCATTCTTTCCTCGCGTTAATCTCATTCCCGATAATCCAATTCGCTACCAATCCACGTCCGTTAGCCGTTCCAGAATAACGCTCTGTAAGAAAGGCTCCTATTGCTGCCAAATATTCCGCACCGCTCTCATCCGTTCCGTTGAATGCGTAATAAGGCGCACTTCCAATCCCTGAACGAGCCTGCGGATGAATCAATTGTGGATAAGCCGGCGAAACATCATTAAGTATAATTGCATTTATTTCAATTCCTTTATTCGTCAATGTACTGAATACCAAATCATATTCAGACATCACTTGTCCATTGAAC encodes:
- a CDS encoding DUF5722 domain-containing protein, which encodes MKAEKKKVLLIIGIAVACIVLLVGIGVSFYIITENRKSEVAEAAALLKAEEEALKAAEEADKEDREEREDSLLRSAIEAGLSVINAIKNRPPSVELEEGNTTSFLQIESCLIDNKTSKIILKSKADQIPVSDDKYYYLFAVRSYEDMITEDKSPLVKEYKDTNVEFRFPRHFTGTESGVFRKFVVAVKKDDEYIAVSNFQYIMNPEAVAKYKSNGAKPSTKKGLLIDPNKLRSSELDDLGVKHAAYNIPVSRILGETTDGTYPTIHYSYNGKSYAFNGQVMSEYDLVFSTLTNKGIEINAIILNDVSPAYPQLIHPQARSGIGSAPYYAFNGTDESGAEYLAAIGAFLTERYSGTANGRGLVANWIIGNEINARKEWNYMAYVSLESYVREFVEVYRIFYNSIKSINAACNIYISLDQQWDRNISSSTNYDARDILDEFNRQIKAEGNIDWGLAIHPYNVPLTSARIWDSSRYVKHSQDTPMVTMNNIEVVTDYMSRKEMLTESGEVRSIILSELGYTSLKGEELQAAAIVYAYKRAEANPHIDSILFSRQTDAIEEIAQGLALGLNHAGGSPKYAYNVYKYMDTDEAESYTNFAKGIIGISQWP
- a CDS encoding TIGR01212 family radical SAM protein (This family includes YhcC from E. coli K-12, an uncharacterized radical SAM protein.) is translated as MKHETEEISKQNRTPETWHGKRYYSLDAYFKNTFGHKLNKIAINAGFTCPNRDGTLDTRGCIFCSEGGSGDFAVSFPSIETDAPYVAYFQSYTGTYAPIERLESIYEQALSNAHVVGISIATRPDCLSDEVIALLGQLKARYPHKFLWVELGLQTIHEETTHYIRRGYELACFTRGIHALAGLEIPVIVHVILGLPGESETMMLETVDYLNTLPISGIKLQLLHVLRGTDLATDYEKGLFPVLSMEEYLHILMNCIEHLSPETVIHRVTGDGPKDLLIAPIWSSHKKKVLNALHHQMKLTNSYQGKHWKGTISHASGTSNAL
- a CDS encoding DUF4364 family protein, whose product is MLDRVNFPLTSAQVGDFILEKEYTSFLTLQKAISELTDAGLISAQSIRNRTHLLITGEGLNTLSFFENRISDTIKDEINSFFKDNEMELRNEVSILADYYKSTTGDYDAHLVAKEKNTKLVDITLSVPTEESAAAICDNWQRKNQQIYQYLIQQLF